A genomic segment from Lignipirellula cremea encodes:
- a CDS encoding serine/threonine-protein kinase — protein sequence MLQLRVRQKFDKYRIEKKLGEGGFATVYQALDTIEGIRVALKIPYHSPVDEDVLREVRLTARLDHPNILSLKYAAYIQDHFVIVTPLGERTLSDRLRSRLNFVTMIDYIEQMLEATAHAHREKVMHCDIKPENMILFPQNVLRLADFGLAKVSWRTVASSGSGTLGYMAPEQAMGQASFRSDVFSLGLIICRMLSGEWPAWPYDWPPPGYARIRRRAHADLIQFVQKSMEFKPRDRYRDADQMLNAFRRIKSRSLKFASQQS from the coding sequence ATGTTGCAACTTCGAGTTCGGCAAAAATTTGACAAGTATCGGATCGAGAAAAAACTCGGCGAAGGGGGCTTCGCGACCGTTTACCAGGCTCTCGATACCATCGAAGGCATTCGGGTCGCCCTGAAGATCCCGTACCACTCGCCCGTCGATGAAGACGTGCTCCGCGAGGTGCGTTTAACGGCCCGCCTGGATCACCCCAATATCCTTTCGCTCAAATACGCCGCCTACATCCAGGACCACTTTGTCATTGTGACGCCCCTGGGCGAACGCACGCTCAGCGATCGGCTGCGCAGCCGCCTGAATTTTGTCACCATGATCGACTACATCGAGCAGATGCTCGAAGCGACGGCCCACGCCCATCGCGAAAAAGTCATGCACTGCGATATCAAGCCGGAGAACATGATCCTGTTCCCGCAAAACGTACTGCGTTTGGCGGACTTCGGCCTGGCCAAGGTTTCCTGGCGAACGGTCGCCTCCTCAGGATCCGGTACGCTCGGCTACATGGCTCCCGAACAGGCAATGGGACAGGCTTCGTTCCGCTCCGATGTGTTCTCGCTGGGCCTGATTATCTGCCGCATGCTTTCCGGCGAATGGCCTGCCTGGCCGTACGACTGGCCGCCGCCGGGTTACGCCCGCATCCGCCGCCGGGCCCATGCCGATCTGATCCAGTTCGTGCAGAAATCGATGGAGTTCAAGCCCCGCGACCGCTATCGGGACGCCGATCAAATGCTCAATGCATTCCGGCGCATCAAAAGCCGTTCCTTGAAGTTTGCCAGCCAACAGAGTTAA
- the ehuB gene encoding ectoine/hydroxyectoine ABC transporter substrate-binding protein EhuB: MPSDRRRAGPLGFGLIVLLASAVGVVAYGSWSGGFSSSANQDTLEQLRETGVVRIGYANEAPYGYLDTARGEITGEAPEIARYVLHEMGAKRVESVVTEFGSLIPGLKAGRFDVIAAGMYITPSRCREIAFSDPTYCIGEAFVVQAGNPLDLHSFEDVAATEAARIGVVGGAIEDSYAQAVGVPEGRIVRFPDNISALTGVWTGRIDAFAATALTVHDLVQKADSPLIERATPFSDPVIDGVVAKGYGAFGFRQQDAAFRREFNQRLRLLLGTEKHLKLVGKFGINEETLPGGRTAEDLCQGEQEP, from the coding sequence ATGCCGTCTGATCGCCGTCGTGCAGGACCGCTTGGTTTCGGATTGATCGTTCTCCTGGCGAGCGCCGTGGGAGTCGTGGCTTACGGTTCCTGGTCGGGCGGGTTCTCCTCCTCGGCAAACCAGGACACGCTCGAACAGTTGCGGGAAACCGGGGTTGTCCGCATCGGCTACGCCAACGAGGCGCCCTACGGCTATCTGGATACGGCTCGCGGGGAGATCACCGGCGAAGCGCCGGAAATCGCCCGCTATGTGCTGCATGAAATGGGCGCCAAACGGGTGGAGTCGGTCGTCACCGAATTTGGCTCCCTGATCCCCGGCCTCAAAGCAGGACGTTTCGATGTGATCGCGGCCGGCATGTACATTACGCCTTCGCGATGCCGGGAGATTGCATTCTCTGACCCGACCTACTGCATTGGCGAGGCCTTTGTGGTGCAGGCCGGCAACCCGCTGGATCTGCATAGTTTTGAAGATGTCGCCGCCACGGAGGCCGCCCGGATTGGCGTGGTGGGTGGAGCGATCGAAGACTCCTACGCCCAGGCCGTCGGCGTGCCGGAGGGTCGGATCGTCCGCTTTCCGGACAACATCAGCGCGCTGACCGGCGTCTGGACGGGCCGGATCGATGCCTTCGCAGCGACGGCCTTGACGGTGCACGATCTGGTGCAGAAGGCGGATTCACCCCTGATCGAAAGGGCGACCCCCTTTAGCGATCCCGTGATCGACGGCGTCGTCGCCAAGGGGTATGGCGCCTTTGGCTTCCGCCAGCAGGATGCGGCCTTTCGCCGGGAGTTCAACCAAAGGTTGCGGCTTCTACTGGGCACGGAAAAGCACCTGAAGCTGGTCGGGAAATTCGGCATCAACGAAGAGACCCTGCCCGGCGGCCGCACGGCCGAAGACCTTTGCCAGGGCGAACAAGAGCCCTAG
- the ehuD gene encoding ectoine/hydroxyectoine ABC transporter permease subunit EhuD — METRDLWSWEFAWRVLPDLLAGLVVTLEAVAAGMAVALVLGMVWAVMRRSASPLLSWPAAGLVEFLRSTPLLIQLFFLYYVLPGVGIFMPPLLTGVIGLGLYYSSYTAEVYRAGINGLPRGQWEASLALNLNGWQTYRYVILPQAIPPVLPALGNYLIAMFKDTPLLSAITVLEVLQRAKNIGNAEFRYLEPLTLVGLLYLVLSLICGAGVNWLENRLKKRKA, encoded by the coding sequence ATGGAAACGCGTGATCTGTGGAGCTGGGAGTTCGCCTGGCGGGTGCTGCCCGATCTGCTGGCCGGGCTGGTCGTGACCCTGGAGGCGGTAGCGGCCGGCATGGCCGTGGCGCTCGTGCTGGGGATGGTCTGGGCCGTGATGCGTCGCTCGGCGAGTCCGCTGCTGTCGTGGCCGGCGGCCGGACTGGTGGAGTTCCTGCGCAGCACGCCGCTGCTGATTCAACTGTTCTTTCTGTATTACGTGTTGCCTGGCGTTGGTATTTTCATGCCGCCGCTGCTGACGGGCGTGATTGGTCTGGGGCTGTATTACAGCAGCTACACGGCCGAGGTGTACCGGGCCGGAATCAATGGCCTGCCCCGAGGTCAATGGGAAGCGTCGCTGGCGCTGAACCTGAACGGGTGGCAAACGTATCGCTATGTGATCCTGCCGCAGGCGATCCCGCCCGTGCTGCCGGCGCTGGGGAACTATTTGATCGCCATGTTCAAGGACACGCCGCTGCTGTCAGCGATCACGGTGCTTGAGGTACTGCAGCGGGCGAAGAACATCGGGAACGCGGAGTTTCGCTATCTCGAGCCGCTGACGCTGGTCGGCCTGCTATATCTGGTTCTCAGCCTGATCTGCGGGGCCGGAGTCAACTGGCTGGAAAATCGCCTGAAGAAAAGGAAGGCCTGA
- the ectB gene encoding diaminobutyrate--2-oxoglutarate transaminase, with product MKTFERMESEVRSYCRSFPTVFTKATGHTLIDEQGDQYIDFFAGAGALNYGHNNPLMRDALLEYIASEGVTHSLDMATTAKRRFLEVLDEHILKPRDMTYKIMFPGPTGTNAVEAALKLARKVTGRSNVIAFTNGFHGMTLGSLALTGNAGKRAGAGVSLHHTSHMPFCGYFDADTDTIAMLDNYLADASSGIEAPAAFVVETVQAEGGVNVASREWLKRLETLARKYGVLLIVDDIQVGCGRTGPFFSFEKADISPDIICLSKSLSGYGLPLALTLIKPEWDQWDPGEHNGTFRGHNLAFVTATTAIEAYWQSDELTKKVNQNAAQVRDLLFLLAEEYDGEAEVRGRGMIQGIAFDDPTLAGKISQAAFKRGLIIETAGPQDEVLKSLPPLTITPEGLERGLEIIHDSAREVLPMSSSRPANDIKSVARN from the coding sequence ATGAAAACGTTTGAACGAATGGAATCGGAAGTACGCAGCTATTGCCGGTCCTTTCCCACCGTCTTCACCAAGGCGACGGGCCACACCCTGATCGATGAACAAGGCGATCAATATATTGACTTTTTTGCGGGCGCCGGCGCACTTAATTACGGGCACAACAACCCGCTGATGCGCGATGCGTTGCTGGAGTACATCGCCAGTGAAGGGGTGACCCACTCGCTGGATATGGCGACGACCGCCAAGCGCCGCTTTCTGGAAGTGCTCGACGAGCACATCCTGAAACCGCGCGATATGACGTACAAAATCATGTTCCCCGGCCCGACCGGGACGAACGCGGTGGAAGCGGCGCTCAAGTTAGCCAGGAAAGTCACGGGGCGATCCAATGTGATTGCCTTTACCAACGGCTTTCATGGCATGACGCTGGGTTCCCTCGCTTTGACCGGCAACGCCGGCAAGCGGGCCGGGGCGGGCGTGTCGCTCCACCACACGTCGCACATGCCGTTCTGCGGTTATTTCGACGCAGACACCGACACCATCGCCATGCTGGATAACTACCTCGCCGACGCCAGCAGCGGCATCGAAGCGCCGGCCGCCTTTGTGGTGGAAACGGTCCAGGCCGAAGGCGGCGTAAATGTAGCCAGCCGCGAATGGCTCAAACGGCTGGAAACGCTGGCCCGCAAATACGGCGTGCTGCTGATCGTTGACGATATCCAGGTCGGCTGCGGGCGAACGGGGCCCTTCTTCAGCTTTGAAAAGGCCGACATTTCCCCCGATATCATCTGCCTTTCCAAGTCGCTGTCTGGTTACGGATTGCCGCTGGCCCTGACGCTCATCAAACCCGAATGGGACCAGTGGGATCCGGGCGAGCACAACGGCACCTTCCGCGGCCATAATTTGGCGTTTGTCACGGCGACGACGGCGATCGAAGCCTATTGGCAGTCCGACGAATTGACGAAAAAAGTCAACCAGAACGCGGCCCAGGTCCGCGACCTGCTCTTCCTGCTAGCCGAAGAATACGACGGCGAAGCCGAAGTCCGAGGTCGCGGCATGATCCAGGGCATCGCCTTTGACGATCCCACGCTGGCCGGTAAAATATCCCAGGCCGCCTTCAAACGCGGACTGATTATCGAAACCGCCGGCCCGCAGGATGAAGTTCTAAAGTCCCTGCCGCCGCTGACGATCACCCCCGAAGGCCTCGAACGCGGCCTGGAAATTATTCACGATAGCGCCCGGGAAGTGTTGCCGATGTCGAGCAGCCGCCCCGCGAACGACATCAAGTCGGTCGCCCGCAACTAG
- a CDS encoding [Fe-S]-binding protein has translation MASYPSIFRVRQTFPRPLVENVPETVASELKKLNLGKKIQAGQTVAITAGSRGIANIAVILKAVVDHVKSLGATPFLVPAMGSHGGGTAEGQVGVLATYGITEEYCGCEIRASMDTVIVCQAAEGFPVHFDKHAHGADHVLVCNRIKPHTNFRGDVESGLMKMMLIGLGKHAGAKIYHRAILDYDFGQIIRSVAKEVLENCSIVAGLAIVENGYDQTAHIRAVASEELVDRERELLVTAKELMPRLPFREAHLLLIDEIGKNISGSGLDTNVVGRKGNDHAAGADEWPKIRNIVIRDLTPQTHGNAAGIGIAEYCRTQVVEKMNVAITRINCLTGGHATGAMLPLDYATDREILDAALPSIGLAEPPDAKMLWVRNTLDVAEVECSAAYYEEARSRSDLEILTEPRALPWDDLGNLPKIHTFR, from the coding sequence ATGGCCAGCTACCCGTCGATTTTTCGAGTGCGACAAACGTTCCCCCGACCGCTCGTCGAGAATGTCCCGGAAACAGTCGCCTCGGAATTGAAAAAGCTGAACCTGGGAAAGAAAATCCAGGCCGGGCAGACAGTCGCCATCACCGCCGGCAGCCGCGGCATCGCCAATATCGCCGTCATCCTGAAGGCGGTCGTCGACCATGTGAAGAGCCTGGGCGCCACGCCTTTTCTGGTGCCGGCGATGGGCAGCCATGGCGGCGGTACGGCCGAAGGGCAGGTTGGCGTGCTGGCAACCTACGGGATTACGGAAGAGTATTGCGGTTGCGAAATTCGGGCCAGCATGGACACGGTGATCGTCTGCCAGGCGGCCGAAGGCTTTCCGGTCCATTTCGACAAGCACGCCCACGGCGCTGACCACGTTCTGGTCTGCAACCGGATCAAGCCGCACACCAATTTTCGCGGCGACGTCGAAAGCGGCCTGATGAAGATGATGCTGATCGGCCTGGGGAAGCACGCCGGCGCCAAGATCTACCATCGGGCCATTCTGGACTACGATTTCGGCCAGATTATTCGCAGTGTGGCGAAAGAAGTGCTGGAAAACTGCTCGATTGTCGCCGGACTGGCCATTGTCGAAAACGGCTACGATCAGACGGCCCATATCAGGGCGGTCGCCTCCGAGGAATTAGTGGATCGAGAGCGGGAACTGCTGGTAACCGCGAAAGAATTGATGCCGCGATTGCCGTTTCGCGAAGCCCATCTACTATTGATTGATGAGATCGGGAAAAACATTAGCGGCTCGGGTCTGGATACGAATGTGGTGGGTCGAAAAGGAAACGATCATGCAGCCGGGGCCGATGAATGGCCGAAGATAAGAAATATTGTTATACGCGACCTGACCCCGCAAACCCATGGGAACGCAGCAGGCATCGGCATCGCCGAGTACTGTCGCACCCAGGTAGTGGAAAAAATGAATGTCGCCATTACGCGGATCAACTGCCTGACCGGCGGTCACGCGACTGGCGCCATGCTGCCGCTCGACTATGCAACCGACCGCGAGATCCTGGATGCGGCGTTGCCTTCGATCGGTCTGGCAGAACCCCCTGATGCAAAAATGCTCTGGGTGCGAAACACCCTCGACGTGGCGGAAGTCGAATGTTCGGCGGCCTACTACGAGGAGGCCCGCAGCCGGAGCGACCTGGAAATCCTGACCGAGCCGCGTGCTCTGCCGTGGGACGACCTGGGGAACCTGCCAAAAATCCACACGTTTCGGTAA
- a CDS encoding ectoine synthase, which translates to MIVKNRKDLAAAGREVQAETWTSRRFLLAEDGMGFSLHDTTIHAGTTTEIHYQNHLEAVYCIQGSGRVQLVDTGEVFEIEAGVMYALNGNEKHLLIADTQMRMVCVFNPALVGPETHDENGVYPLLTLEEA; encoded by the coding sequence ATGATTGTGAAAAACCGAAAAGACCTTGCCGCCGCCGGTCGCGAAGTCCAGGCGGAAACCTGGACCAGCCGCCGGTTCCTGCTGGCGGAAGACGGCATGGGTTTCTCCCTGCACGACACCACCATTCATGCCGGCACCACGACCGAGATCCACTACCAGAACCATCTGGAAGCCGTGTACTGCATTCAGGGCTCCGGCCGGGTGCAACTGGTGGATACGGGCGAAGTTTTCGAAATCGAAGCTGGGGTGATGTACGCTCTCAACGGTAACGAAAAGCACCTGCTGATCGCCGATACGCAGATGCGAATGGTGTGTGTCTTTAACCCGGCCCTGGTAGGCCCGGAAACCCACGACGAGAACGGCGTCTATCCGCTGCTCACGCTCGAGGAAGCCTGA
- a CDS encoding MarC family protein codes for MEMPNDAFWDSLLLLLVLLNPFLLSVYLMDLIQELEGHVFRGAMVQGSLIATLVFIMFAFAGDAIFDDVLQVRFASFLIFGGIVFLVVAIRYVMVGSEAIRSLRGAPEHVAGSIALPFMIGPGTVSASVMAGSRLPFLWAALAIIAAMTFAVISVLLLKWLHDSVRERYENYVSRYVDVVGRVTALIIGTIAVEMILKGVELWIEKFQSA; via the coding sequence ATGGAAATGCCGAACGACGCCTTCTGGGACAGCCTGTTGCTGCTCCTGGTGCTGCTCAACCCGTTTTTGCTCAGCGTCTACCTGATGGATTTGATCCAGGAGCTGGAAGGCCACGTGTTTCGCGGGGCCATGGTGCAGGGATCGCTGATCGCCACGCTGGTGTTCATTATGTTCGCCTTCGCGGGCGACGCCATTTTTGACGATGTGCTGCAGGTGCGTTTCGCCTCTTTTTTGATTTTTGGCGGAATCGTGTTCCTGGTGGTGGCGATCCGCTATGTAATGGTCGGTTCCGAGGCGATCCGCAGCCTCCGTGGCGCGCCGGAGCATGTGGCCGGGTCCATTGCCTTACCGTTTATGATCGGTCCCGGCACCGTCAGCGCCAGCGTGATGGCGGGCTCGCGACTGCCTTTTCTCTGGGCGGCATTGGCGATTATCGCCGCCATGACTTTTGCGGTGATCAGCGTGCTGCTGCTGAAATGGCTCCACGATTCCGTGCGGGAACGTTACGAGAACTACGTTTCCCGGTATGTTGATGTAGTGGGAAGGGTGACCGCGCTCATTATCGGCACCATCGCGGTGGAAATGATCCTCAAAGGGGTCGAACTATGGATCGAAAAATTCCAGTCCGCCTGA
- a CDS encoding MarR family winged helix-turn-helix transcriptional regulator gives MVGRSLLEYDFQDSVGYWICESAHRMQLAMNVELAPQGITWRQAQLLASLAIEGPLSQTALSQRMQIEASSLVPVLDRMEREGLVERKTSTTDRRVRNVHVLPKAEKLWRKIVASANKVRARATRGLSREQVAQLRELLEAVRQNLADGEEPGSSKESHRGKTS, from the coding sequence ATGGTGGGTCGCTCTTTGCTCGAATACGATTTTCAGGATTCTGTTGGTTACTGGATTTGCGAGTCGGCGCATCGGATGCAGTTGGCGATGAATGTCGAGCTGGCGCCGCAGGGGATTACCTGGCGCCAGGCCCAGTTGCTGGCTTCTCTGGCGATCGAAGGTCCTCTTTCCCAGACGGCCCTGTCTCAGCGGATGCAGATCGAAGCCTCCAGCCTGGTGCCGGTGCTGGACCGGATGGAACGCGAAGGCCTGGTCGAACGGAAAACTTCGACCACCGACCGCCGCGTCCGCAACGTCCACGTGCTGCCCAAAGCCGAAAAGCTGTGGCGAAAGATCGTCGCGTCGGCCAACAAGGTCAGGGCCCGAGCGACCCGCGGCCTCTCGCGGGAGCAGGTCGCCCAGTTGCGGGAACTGCTCGAAGCAGTAAGGCAGAACCTCGCCGATGGCGAAGAACCAGGCAGCAGCAAAGAGTCCCATCGCGGCAAAACGTCGTAG
- the ehuA gene encoding ectoine/hydroxyectoine ABC transporter ATP-binding protein EhuA, with protein MPSEPILRIDKLHKSYGDTPVLQGLNAEIAAGEKVAIIGPSGSGKSTLLRLLMTLEEPDSGRILVDGESMWTMDHHGSEEPASEAHLHHVRSKLGMVFQHFNLFPHMTVLRNLTLAPQLVQGESPQESVERAKELLALVGLEDKVDAWPAQLSGGQKQRVAIARALALNPRVMLFDEVTSALDPELVGEVLQVLRQLAKTSDMTMLIVTHEMNFARDIADRVLFFDQGVVVEDGPPEEIFQNPRHPRTREFLTSTLER; from the coding sequence ATGCCAAGCGAACCAATTCTGCGGATCGACAAATTGCACAAATCCTACGGCGATACGCCCGTGCTGCAGGGATTAAACGCCGAGATCGCCGCCGGCGAAAAGGTAGCCATCATCGGCCCCAGCGGTTCGGGCAAGTCGACCCTGCTGCGGCTGTTAATGACGCTGGAGGAACCGGACTCAGGCCGAATCCTGGTCGACGGCGAGTCGATGTGGACCATGGACCATCATGGCAGCGAAGAGCCGGCGAGCGAGGCCCATCTCCACCACGTGCGCAGCAAGCTGGGCATGGTGTTCCAGCACTTCAATCTGTTCCCGCACATGACCGTGCTCCGCAACCTGACACTGGCCCCACAGCTGGTGCAGGGGGAGTCGCCCCAGGAATCGGTCGAACGGGCCAAAGAACTGCTGGCCCTGGTCGGACTGGAAGATAAGGTCGACGCCTGGCCGGCGCAACTTTCCGGCGGCCAGAAACAGCGGGTCGCCATCGCCAGGGCGCTCGCCCTGAACCCGCGGGTGATGCTGTTCGACGAGGTCACCTCGGCCCTGGATCCGGAACTGGTCGGCGAGGTGCTGCAGGTGCTGCGGCAGCTGGCGAAGACCTCCGACATGACAATGCTGATCGTCACCCATGAAATGAATTTTGCCCGCGACATTGCGGACCGCGTGCTGTTCTTCGACCAGGGGGTGGTCGTCGAGGACGGCCCGCCTGAAGAGATTTTTCAAAACCCGCGTCATCCGCGCACGCGAGAGTTTCTCACCAGCACCCTGGAACGATAA
- the ehuC gene encoding ectoine/hydroxyectoine ABC transporter permease subunit EhuC — MLELMPHLPHLLAGLKTTLLLFVAGSLLATVCAFAAGLGRLSRDPIVCWVSRVYIELFRGTSALVQLYWFYFALPLLIGLQMNAIVAGVLVLGLNIGAYGAEVVRGAIEQIPIGQQNAAIALNLTRYQRMRYVIVPQALLAMLPPFGNLLIELLKSTALVSMITVLDLTRAGLDIRDNTLQTAQIFGLLLVIYFLLSSVVTWGMRRLESRLSHGLDHGGTR, encoded by the coding sequence ATGCTGGAATTGATGCCCCACCTGCCGCATTTGCTGGCCGGATTGAAAACCACCCTGCTGCTGTTTGTTGCAGGATCCTTGCTGGCGACCGTCTGCGCTTTTGCCGCCGGGCTGGGGCGATTGTCGCGTGATCCGATCGTCTGCTGGGTTTCCCGCGTGTATATCGAGCTGTTCCGCGGTACATCGGCGCTGGTGCAGCTGTACTGGTTCTACTTCGCCCTGCCGCTGCTGATTGGCCTGCAGATGAACGCCATTGTCGCCGGCGTGCTGGTGCTGGGGCTGAATATCGGAGCCTACGGGGCGGAGGTCGTCCGCGGCGCCATTGAACAGATCCCCATCGGCCAGCAGAACGCGGCGATCGCCCTCAACCTGACCCGTTACCAGCGGATGCGTTACGTCATTGTTCCCCAGGCGTTGCTGGCGATGCTGCCGCCGTTTGGCAACCTGTTAATTGAGCTGCTCAAGAGCACCGCCTTGGTCTCGATGATCACCGTCCTGGATCTGACCCGGGCGGGGCTGGATATTCGCGATAACACCCTGCAGACGGCCCAGATTTTTGGGTTGCTGCTGGTGATCTACTTTCTGCTCTCCTCGGTCGTTACCTGGGGGATGCGGCGGCTGGAAAGCCGCTTGTCCCACGGCCTGGACCATGGAGGAACGCGCTGA
- a CDS encoding efflux transporter outer membrane subunit, producing the protein MRSLLRVLTLLLPLAVSGGCTSVKEYIQNGFEVGPDYRRPTAATADDWIDSKNPHIQVGAADNRNWWTVFRDPALDYLVLTAYQQNLTLREAGYRVAEARARRNVAAGNLFPQSQDVFGNYTRSQLSEQTATFTQFPSSAFPAGIGRLTNYSNFQLGGSLAWEVDFWGRFRRSVEAADARLDASVENYDDALVLLIAEVASTYVEMRTAEQRLQVARSNATLQEESARVANARLNAQAIDSEVDAPQANSNLARTRAAIELFKIQRRQAQNRLCVLMGMPPQDLLALLGESAVIPQAPETVVVDLPASLLWRRPDVRRAERLAAAESAEIGVAVSNLYPHISVNGTMQLEAAQFGNLFNGNAFAGTIGPAFRWDVLNYGRLINNIDLEDAQFRAQATTFQQTLLEANEEAENAIVAIRFYHAQIDQLERSVSQAQEAVRVTQAKYAAGDIDFNRVFTVEQLLTQQQDLLATARGNLAQSSIDLYRAVGGGWEIRLDPEAKIPRAPGFVPPTLEEPTLDLPEQIPAPQDDQEQP; encoded by the coding sequence ATGCGTTCCCTCTTGCGAGTTCTGACACTCCTGCTGCCGCTGGCGGTCAGCGGTGGCTGCACAAGCGTCAAGGAATACATCCAGAACGGCTTTGAAGTGGGGCCCGATTACCGGCGGCCGACCGCGGCGACCGCCGACGACTGGATCGATTCCAAAAACCCGCACATCCAGGTGGGGGCGGCCGACAACCGGAACTGGTGGACCGTGTTCCGCGACCCGGCGCTCGACTACCTGGTGCTGACCGCTTATCAGCAGAACCTGACGCTGCGCGAAGCCGGGTACCGTGTGGCGGAAGCTCGAGCCCGCCGGAATGTGGCCGCCGGCAATCTGTTCCCCCAGTCGCAAGACGTGTTTGGAAATTACACGCGGTCCCAGCTCAGCGAGCAAACGGCGACCTTCACCCAGTTCCCCTCCAGTGCGTTTCCCGCCGGCATCGGTCGACTCACCAATTACAGCAACTTCCAGCTGGGCGGCAGCCTGGCGTGGGAGGTCGATTTCTGGGGCCGATTCCGTCGCAGCGTGGAAGCGGCCGACGCCCGACTGGATGCTTCCGTGGAGAACTACGACGACGCCCTGGTCCTGCTGATTGCAGAAGTCGCCTCGACTTATGTTGAAATGCGGACGGCCGAGCAGCGGCTGCAGGTGGCCCGCAGCAACGCCACGCTGCAGGAAGAAAGCGCCCGCGTCGCCAATGCCCGGCTGAACGCCCAGGCGATTGATTCCGAGGTCGACGCGCCGCAGGCCAACTCCAACCTGGCCCGCACCCGGGCGGCGATTGAGCTGTTCAAAATCCAGCGACGGCAAGCCCAGAACCGGTTGTGCGTGTTGATGGGGATGCCACCGCAGGACTTGCTGGCGTTACTGGGCGAATCAGCCGTTATTCCCCAGGCGCCGGAAACGGTCGTTGTCGACCTGCCGGCTTCACTGCTGTGGCGGCGGCCCGATGTCCGCCGGGCGGAGCGTCTGGCCGCGGCCGAAAGCGCCGAGATTGGCGTGGCGGTCTCCAACCTGTATCCGCATATTTCCGTCAACGGCACGATGCAGCTGGAGGCGGCCCAGTTTGGCAACCTGTTCAACGGCAACGCCTTTGCCGGCACCATCGGCCCCGCGTTCCGCTGGGACGTGCTGAATTATGGACGCCTGATCAATAATATCGACCTGGAAGACGCCCAGTTCCGGGCCCAGGCGACAACCTTCCAGCAAACCCTGCTGGAAGCGAACGAAGAGGCCGAGAACGCGATCGTGGCGATCCGCTTCTACCACGCCCAGATCGACCAGCTGGAACGCAGCGTGAGCCAGGCCCAGGAAGCGGTCCGCGTGACGCAGGCCAAGTATGCGGCCGGCGATATCGACTTTAACCGGGTGTTCACCGTGGAGCAGTTGCTTACCCAGCAGCAGGATCTGCTGGCGACCGCCCGCGGCAACTTGGCGCAAAGCTCGATCGACCTGTATCGGGCCGTCGGCGGCGGCTGGGAGATTCGCCTCGATCCGGAAGCAAAGATTCCCAGGGCGCCGGGCTTCGTCCCGCCGACTCTGGAAGAACCAACACTCGACCTGCCGGAACAGATTCCCGCGCCCCAAGACGACCAGGAGCAACCCTGA
- the ectA gene encoding diaminobutyrate acetyltransferase, with product MTETSDPSSEIEIRRVRVSDGARIWQLVQECGVLDKNSCYAYLLVCRDFSATSFVAEANGQLLGFVAAYVRPTDPEAVFVWQIGAAPAARRRGVGKALLRAVLQATASQNRKYLEATITPSNAASMRLFQAIADERKTGCQVLPGFESVDFSPVQATTPAHEPENLVRIGPLEE from the coding sequence ATGACGGAGACTTCCGACCCTTCCTCCGAGATCGAAATTCGGCGCGTGCGCGTGTCGGATGGAGCCAGAATCTGGCAGCTCGTGCAGGAATGCGGCGTACTCGACAAGAATTCTTGTTACGCCTATCTGCTTGTTTGCCGGGATTTTTCGGCAACCTCTTTCGTGGCGGAAGCCAACGGCCAGTTGCTGGGATTTGTCGCGGCCTATGTCCGCCCCACAGATCCGGAAGCAGTCTTTGTTTGGCAGATCGGCGCGGCCCCTGCGGCCCGCCGGCGCGGCGTCGGCAAGGCCTTGCTACGGGCCGTGTTGCAGGCGACGGCGAGTCAAAACCGGAAGTATCTCGAAGCGACCATCACCCCGTCGAACGCCGCCTCCATGCGGTTGTTTCAGGCGATTGCCGACGAACGAAAAACAGGCTGCCAGGTGCTGCCCGGTTTTGAAAGCGTCGACTTCAGCCCGGTTCAGGCGACTACCCCCGCCCATGAACCGGAGAACCTGGTCCGTATTGGACCCCTCGAGGAGTAA